A single Streptomyces sp. 2114.4 DNA region contains:
- a CDS encoding family 2 encapsulin nanocompartment cargo protein terpene cyclase, with translation MSTPPDTAAGFSLPGPPNLARSVRARRGGAVPGLRYRPAAPADPDKAKEIDRRLEAWARRLDLFPAQWTGDFAQFQVGRAVVLQHPGAADLERLTVAGELLLAENIVDSCYCEEDEGRGAARRGLGGRLIIAQSALDPFHGTPALEEEWRHGVQADGPLRSYHWALKDYAALATPSQTNRFVHDAARLHLGYLAEASWAETRHVPQVWEYLVMRQFNNFRPCLSLVDAVDGYELPEALYARPEVQRVTALACNATTIVNDLYSFTKELASDPTHLNLPQVVAAHDKRGLKAAYLKSVEIHNQIMEAFETESAPLAALSPLLERYLRGLAAWVSGNHEWHATNTDRYQLPHYW, from the coding sequence ATGAGCACGCCCCCCGACACCGCCGCCGGGTTTTCGTTGCCCGGTCCGCCGAACCTCGCCCGCAGCGTGCGGGCCCGACGCGGCGGGGCCGTCCCCGGGCTGAGGTACCGGCCCGCCGCCCCCGCCGACCCGGACAAGGCCAAGGAGATCGACCGCAGGCTGGAGGCCTGGGCCCGCCGGCTGGATCTCTTCCCCGCCCAGTGGACCGGGGACTTCGCACAGTTCCAGGTCGGCCGGGCCGTCGTCCTGCAGCATCCCGGTGCGGCCGATCTCGAACGCCTCACCGTCGCCGGTGAGTTGCTGCTGGCGGAGAACATCGTCGACAGCTGCTACTGCGAGGAGGACGAAGGCCGCGGAGCCGCGCGCCGCGGCCTGGGTGGCCGGCTGATCATCGCCCAGTCGGCCCTCGATCCCTTCCACGGCACCCCCGCACTGGAGGAGGAGTGGCGCCACGGCGTACAGGCCGACGGGCCCCTGCGCTCGTACCACTGGGCCCTGAAGGACTACGCCGCCCTCGCCACCCCCAGCCAGACGAACCGGTTCGTCCATGACGCCGCCCGGCTGCACCTCGGCTACCTCGCCGAGGCCTCCTGGGCGGAGACCCGGCACGTACCGCAGGTCTGGGAGTACCTGGTGATGCGGCAGTTCAACAACTTCCGCCCCTGCCTGTCCCTCGTCGACGCCGTGGACGGCTACGAACTGCCCGAAGCGCTCTACGCCCGTCCCGAGGTCCAGCGGGTCACGGCGCTGGCCTGCAACGCCACGACCATCGTCAATGACCTGTACTCCTTCACCAAGGAGTTGGCGAGTGACCCGACCCACCTGAACCTGCCGCAAGTGGTGGCCGCCCACGACAAGCGCGGTCTGAAGGCCGCTTACCTGAAGAGCGTCGAGATCCACAACCAGATCATGGAGGCGTTCGAGACGGAGTCGGCCCCGCTGGCCGCCCTCTCGCCCCTCCTCGAAAGGTATCTCCGGGGCCTGGCCGCCTGGGTCTCCGGCAACCACGAGTGGCACGCCACCAACACCGACCGCTACCAGCTGCCCCACTACTGGTAG
- a CDS encoding geranyl diphosphate 2-C-methyltransferase — MTIAHADTARTPVPTQSTYQSRVADYWNAEENPVNLELGKIDDLYHHHYGIGNADWSVLDEQDPDLRRERVTGELHRLEHAQAELLASRLGDLSPTDRVFDAGCGRGGGSVVAHLRYGCHADGATISAKQADFANAQARKRGIDDKVRYHHRNMLDTGFTSGAYAASWNNESTMYVELDLLFAEHARLLRRGGRYVTITGCYNDAYGRASREVSLINAHYICDIHPRSAYFRAMARNRLVPVHVQDLTEAALPYWELRGKADHLVTGIEETFLNAYRNGSFQYLLIAADRV, encoded by the coding sequence TTGACCATCGCTCACGCCGACACCGCCCGTACACCGGTGCCGACCCAGTCCACGTACCAGTCTCGCGTCGCGGATTACTGGAACGCCGAGGAAAACCCGGTCAACCTCGAACTCGGTAAGATCGATGACCTCTACCACCACCACTACGGCATCGGGAACGCCGACTGGTCGGTGCTGGACGAGCAGGACCCGGACCTCCGCCGCGAGCGGGTCACCGGCGAACTGCACCGGCTGGAGCACGCCCAGGCCGAGCTCCTCGCCTCCCGCCTCGGCGACCTCTCCCCCACCGACCGGGTCTTCGACGCCGGGTGCGGACGCGGCGGCGGCAGCGTGGTGGCGCATCTGCGCTACGGCTGCCACGCCGACGGGGCCACGATCTCCGCCAAGCAGGCTGACTTCGCCAACGCGCAGGCCCGCAAGCGCGGCATCGACGACAAGGTGCGCTACCACCACCGCAACATGCTCGACACCGGCTTCACCTCCGGCGCGTACGCGGCTTCCTGGAACAACGAGTCGACCATGTACGTCGAGCTGGACCTGCTGTTCGCGGAGCACGCACGGCTGCTGCGGCGCGGGGGACGGTATGTCACGATCACCGGCTGCTACAACGACGCCTACGGACGCGCCTCCCGCGAGGTGTCCCTCATCAACGCCCACTACATCTGTGACATCCACCCCCGTTCGGCGTACTTCCGCGCCATGGCCCGCAACCGGCTCGTCCCCGTGCACGTCCAGGACCTGACCGAGGCCGCGCTGCCGTACTGGGAACTGCGCGGAAAGGCCGACCACCTGGTCACGGGCATCGAGGAGACCTTCCTCAACGCCTACCGCAACGGCAGTTTC